The Streptomyces lienomycini sequence CGAACCACATCGACGACGGTCCGGGCAGGATGCGGATGCCGTGGCCGGGCCAGATCGGGTCCCAGTTGCGCACGCCCTCGGTGTAGTGCCACATGCGGTCGCGGTTGACCAGGCGGGCGCCCGCCTCGGCGCTGATGCCGAGCATCCGTCCGTCGACGTAGGCGGGGACGCCGGTGACCATCTCGGCGGGCGGGGTGCCCAGGCGTGCGGGCCAGTGGCGGCGGACGATGTCGTGGTCGGCGCCGATGCCGCCGGAGGTGACGATCACGGCCTGCGCGGTGAGTTCGAACTCCCCGGCCGCTTCACGGTTGGAGGCGACGCCGCGCGGTGAGTCGTCCGGGGCGAGGACCGTGCCGCGCACGCCGCGCGCGGTGCCGCCCTCGACGACGAGGTGGTCGACGCGGTGGCGGTGGTGGAAGGTGAGCAGTCCGTCCCGCGCGGCCTGCTTCGCGTACCGCACGAAGGGCTCGACGACCCCCGTGCCGGTGCCCCAGGCGATGTGGAAGCGGGGCACGGAGTTGCCGTGGCCGCCGGCCGTCAGGTCACCGCGCTCGGCCCAGCCGACGGTGGGCAGGAAGGTGATGCCGTGTCCGGCGAGCCAGGACCGCTTCTCCCCCGCCGCCCACTCGACGTACGCCCGCGCCCAGCGCACCGCCCAGGAGTCCTCGTCGTCGGCCCGGTCGAAGCCGGCGCTGCCCTGCCAGTCGCTCCAGGCCAGCTCGAAGGAGTCCTTGACGCCGAGGCGGCGCTGCTCCGGGGAGTCGACGAGGAAGAGGCCGCCGAAGGACCAGAAGGCCTGTCCGCCGAGGTTGGCGGCGTTCTCCTGGTCGACCAGGGCGACCCTGCGGCCCCGGCTGGTCAGTTCGTGGGCCGCGACGAGGCCCGCGAGACCCGCTCCGACCACGATGACGTCGGCATCCATGGCGACCGTCCCTTCCTGTTCGTCATTGGCGAGCGCTGCCGTCGGTGAGCAGCGCGGTGAGCAGTTGTCCGAGCCAGATCCGGGCGTGTGCGACGTCCCGGTCGAGGAGCAGCCGGGTGGTGACCCCGTCGTACGCGGCGACCACGGCGTGCGCGGCACCCTCGGTGTCGCCGAGCACGGCGGGCAGGGCGGTGTGACCACGGGCCCGGGCGAGCCGGTCGGCGATCGCCCGCCTGAGGCGGGCCCGGTGCTCCAGCAGGGTCCGGGCGACCTCCGGATCGCGGGCGGCGTGCACCAGGAAGTCCGTCTTCACCAGGAGCCAGTCCCGGTCCAGGAGCAGCACCTCGGTGACGCGGTCCGCGGCGGCCGGTACGTCCAGGTCGGGGCCGTCGGAGGCGAGGGCCGCGGACACCTGCTCGGCGATCAGGTCGGCCCGCTGCCGGTAGAGGGCGAAGAACAGTTCGTCGAGGCTGTCGAAGTTGGAGTAGAAGGCACCCCGGCTGTACCCGGCGGCCTCGCAGACCTCCTCGATCGACACCCGCCCGAACCCCTTGGCGGCGAACACCCCGAAGGCGGCGTCCAGGAGGTTGGCGCGGGTGTGTGCGCGGCGTCTGGTCATCCGCCCGGTCGTCTCCCGCACCGCCATGCCCGGTCCCTTCGCTCCGTTCGATGCGCGAATGTATCGGATACACCGGCGTATCGAAAGAGCCCGGACGCCCACGTCCAGTGAATAGAACACAGTTTCGAACAAGGAGTACGCTGGTGCCATGACCACGCACCACCTCCAGGGTTCGCTCTTCGACCAGACCGACGAGGTCGGGCTCGGCTCCCTCGACGGGCTGCGCCGCACCCGCCTCGGCGCCGGGGCCTGGATCGACCTGCTCCCGGGGTGGCTGACCGGCGCCGACGCACTGTTCGGGCGGCTGGCCGCCGAGGTCCCCTGGCGGGCTGAGCGGCGCGAGATGTACGAGCGGGTCGTCGACGTGCCCCGGCTGCTGGCGTTCTACGGTGCGGCCGACCCGCTGCCGGACCCCCTGCTGGCCGAGGCGCGCGCGGCGCTGTCCGCGCACTACGCCGAGGAGCTGGGCGAACCCTTCACCACGGCGGGCCTGTGCCACTACCGCGACGGCCGGGACAGCGTCGCCTGGCACGGCGACCGGATCGGGCGCGGCGCGCGCCAGGACACCATGGTCGCGATCCTCTCCGTCGGCGCACCGCGTGACCTGCTGCTGCGCCCGGTGGGCGGGGGCGGCGCGACCGTGCGCCGCCCGCTGGGCCACGGCGACCTGATCGTGATGGGCGGCTCCTGCCAGCGCACCTGGGAGCACTGCGTCCCGAAGAGCACCCGCGCCGCCGGGCCCCGCATCAGCGTCCAGTTCCGCCCGCACGGCGTGCGCTGAGGGCCGGACAACCGCCCGCGCCCCGTTTCTGGTTGGCTGTCCCGTACGCAGGCAGCCGACCAGAATCGCGGGAGACCATGAGCGCGGACGTACGGCAAGTGGCCGACGGCACCTACCTGGTGCACGGCGGCAACACCAACTGGGTCATCCTCACCGACGGCGACGCGGTGACCCTCGTCGACACCGGTTACCCCGGCGACCGCCGGGCACTGCTCGACTCCCTGGCCGCCGTGGGGAGTTCGCCCGAGGCGGTGGCGGCGGTGCTGATCACCCACGCGCACAACGACCACCTGGGCTCGGCCGAGTACCTGCGCGCCGCCCACGGCACCCCGGTGCTGCTGCACGAGGCCGAGGTGCCGCACGCCCGGCGCGACTACCTCCAGCAGGTGTCGGTCGGCACGGTGCTGCGCAACGCCTGGCGGCCCGGCGTCCTGCCGTGGATGCGGCACGTGCTGCGCACCGGCGGCACCGAGCAGCACCCGGTGACCGCGCCCGCGCCCTTCCCGGCGGACGGCGCCCTGGACCTGCCCGGCCGGCCCGTGCCGGTGCACACCCCGGGGCACACCGACGGCCACTGCGTCTACCACCTCCCGGACGCCGGGGTGGTGGTCTCCGGCGACGCGCTGGTGAGCGGGCACGCCATCTCCCGGATCGAGGGACCGCAGCTGCTGCCCGACCTGTTCCACCACGACCGGCCGCGCGCGATCGCCTCGCTCGACGTCATCGCGGGCCTGGAGGGCGACCTCCTGCTGCCGGGGCACGGCCCCCTGCACCAGGGCCCGGTGAAGGACGCCGCGGAACTGGCCCGGGAGCGGGCGGCCTGAGGCCGCGGCCTAGAGTCGGGGCATGGCCTTGCAGATCAGTGCCACCAATCCGGAGCACCCCGCGCTCCTGCTCGAACTGCCCTGGCAGCTGCCGCTGGAGCAGTGGCCCGAGGAGTACCTCGTGCCGCTGCCGCGCGGCATCTCCCGGCACGTGGTCCGTTACGCGCGCGCCGGGGACGAGGTCATCGCCGTCAAGGAACTGGCCGAACGGCCCGCCCTGCGCGAGTACCAGCTGCTGCGCGACCTGGACCGGCTCGCCATCCCGGCGGTGGACGCGCTGGCCGTGATCAC is a genomic window containing:
- a CDS encoding FAD-binding dehydrogenase, giving the protein MDADVIVVGAGLAGLVAAHELTSRGRRVALVDQENAANLGGQAFWSFGGLFLVDSPEQRRLGVKDSFELAWSDWQGSAGFDRADDEDSWAVRWARAYVEWAAGEKRSWLAGHGITFLPTVGWAERGDLTAGGHGNSVPRFHIAWGTGTGVVEPFVRYAKQAARDGLLTFHHRHRVDHLVVEGGTARGVRGTVLAPDDSPRGVASNREAAGEFELTAQAVIVTSGGIGADHDIVRRHWPARLGTPPAEMVTGVPAYVDGRMLGISAEAGARLVNRDRMWHYTEGVRNWDPIWPGHGIRILPGPSSMWFDALGRRLPEPYLPGYDTLGTLRHLRTAEDLAGHDHSWFVLTQKIVEKEFALSGSEQNPDITAKDRAGFLRERVLGKGAPGPVDAFLRNGADFVTAPDLEQLVEKMNRLTDKPLLDAAALRRQIEARDLQMANPYAKDAQVQGIRNARRYIGDRLGRVAAPHRILDPAAGPLIGVKLHILTRKTLGGIQTDLDSRALGADGTPVEGLYAAGEVAGFGGGGVHGYNALEGTFLGGCLFSGRAAGRAAARQSA
- a CDS encoding alpha-ketoglutarate-dependent dioxygenase AlkB; protein product: MTTHHLQGSLFDQTDEVGLGSLDGLRRTRLGAGAWIDLLPGWLTGADALFGRLAAEVPWRAERREMYERVVDVPRLLAFYGAADPLPDPLLAEARAALSAHYAEELGEPFTTAGLCHYRDGRDSVAWHGDRIGRGARQDTMVAILSVGAPRDLLLRPVGGGGATVRRPLGHGDLIVMGGSCQRTWEHCVPKSTRAAGPRISVQFRPHGVR
- a CDS encoding MBL fold metallo-hydrolase, whose amino-acid sequence is MSADVRQVADGTYLVHGGNTNWVILTDGDAVTLVDTGYPGDRRALLDSLAAVGSSPEAVAAVLITHAHNDHLGSAEYLRAAHGTPVLLHEAEVPHARRDYLQQVSVGTVLRNAWRPGVLPWMRHVLRTGGTEQHPVTAPAPFPADGALDLPGRPVPVHTPGHTDGHCVYHLPDAGVVVSGDALVSGHAISRIEGPQLLPDLFHHDRPRAIASLDVIAGLEGDLLLPGHGPLHQGPVKDAAELARERAA
- a CDS encoding TetR/AcrR family transcriptional regulator, with translation MAVRETTGRMTRRRAHTRANLLDAAFGVFAAKGFGRVSIEEVCEAAGYSRGAFYSNFDSLDELFFALYRQRADLIAEQVSAALASDGPDLDVPAAADRVTEVLLLDRDWLLVKTDFLVHAARDPEVARTLLEHRARLRRAIADRLARARGHTALPAVLGDTEGAAHAVVAAYDGVTTRLLLDRDVAHARIWLGQLLTALLTDGSARQ